The Drosophila albomicans strain 15112-1751.03 unplaced genomic scaffold, ASM965048v2 utg000054l_pilon, whole genome shotgun sequence genome includes a window with the following:
- the LOC127566246 gene encoding uncharacterized protein LOC127566246, with translation MENYLKLQDFDEDFDELEGKLTEYRKSPSVWAYQRHGCFWERDVPGSNESFFVEHFGMNREEFGILVERLCGLAQKDTAFGKAIPLDKRVAITIYTLGSSANYRTVGTFFGVSKAMVCKLLLEFFHETCRVLSSDYLPQNFLTQTKLEECVKGFEGFPQCAIDGCHINIHLCATDTADYFNYKGWYSTMYIVSNG, from the exons atggaaaattatcTTAAATTGCAAGATTTTGATGAGGATTTTGACGAATTGGAGGGAAAATTAACGGAGTATAGGAAATCGCCATCGGTTTGGGCCTAT caACGGCATGGGTGTTTTTGGGAGCGCGATGTTCCTGGAAGCAACGAATCTTTTTTTGTAGAACATTTTGGAATGAATAGGGAGGAGTTTGGCATCCTTGTGGAACGCCTTTGTGGATTAGCCCAAAAAGACACCGCATTTGGAAAGGCCATTCCTCTCGATAAGCGGGTTGCAATCACAATATATACCTTAGGATCTTCTGCGAATTATCGGACAGTGGGCACGTTCTTTGGTGTGTCGAAAGCAATGGTCTGCAAATTATTGCTAGAATTTTTCCATGAGACCTGTAGAGTTCTGTCATCCGACTACCTCCCGCAGAACTTCCTCACGCAAACAAAACTGGAGGAATGTGTTAAAGGCTTTGAAGGCTTCCCACAATGCGCGATTG ATGGCTGTCACATTAATATTCATCTATGTGCAACTGATACAGCTgactattttaattacaaaggCTGGTACTCAACTATGTATATTGTTAGCAATGGTtga
- the LOC127566245 gene encoding uncharacterized protein LOC127566245 translates to MALSNFVAVSDRLVHFESRVRGPAAEDDNVHTYEIRRDRLQVLWDNVEAAYSTCADALHQDGDSEGTQAMEAKYDHCYAVERCLARVKGQITQVSGSRSGSVPPVYSSGCRLPPVDTEVFRGDYLRWPTFRDLFTAIYVNNPRMTPVEKLFHLNSKTADEANEIVDERCQLKILFNLSTVTQESRAAIKELQSTIQRCLTALEHSDISVCSPFADCILVFLCSSKLPKLTLSLWEQSLVDKAKIPAWQDMSTFLNERYRTLEAIEDVKQTANSQIATAGPSRPQNSKRVNSFEARVTQKGKSCDLCSKENHPVRVCPRFLQMSVNERMTYIKQKSLCLNCFARGHQLRESTSAHNCFTCKGRHNALLQRGDSAHNGASSSSNIQNAQNVLLGTAVINVCHLGTTYTARALIDSRSEATFISERLFQRIKLPFQSVRAQVSGLNHAVAAQSQKLCHFSIGSPTKPRLHIETSAFVIPQLAGKLPSFDMPQTFLKDLPAIELADPHFYKSAQIDILIGADILPSVILSGSRPNICGSLLGQETVFGWILTGPVSQSMSTTVSAFSTRVALQADEQLDSLLSKFWEVEDIPAKLIKESDFVCEENFVKTTSRSKCGRYRVTLPFRKPDGIELGHSRSIALAQFLKNENRLSRNDSLKEQYNAVLQEYVDLGHMTPISPQAIGTTPNFYLPHHAVFKPDSTTTKVRVVFNASCPSSNGKSLNDILHSGPILQSDLTLQILRWRYYRYVFNADITKMYRQILMDSKHTPFQRILFRTSDGVIRDFELNTVTFGVNCTPFLALRVLQQLADDIRLEYPLASRVISNNMYVDDVLAGTHTREEAIRTIAEVCAALDSAGFPLRKWTSNHKSVLKDIPKDHLLREDFLELEDSSTAKTLGIRWQAHDDEFFFMPPEVAHQDSYTKREVLSQIAKLFDPAGWLAPFVIQAKIFMQEIWLRTLEWDEHLPTDLSLQWKEYLQSYPALGRIRIPRWVQFQTRVKLQYHGFCDASERAYGAAIYVRVETANKVSTHFLTAKTKVAPVKSLSVPRLELCGAVLLAELSAALLLNLPAESFQTFFWTDSTIVLAWLNKPPCRWTTFVANRVAKIVQASDAKNWSHVRSEHNPADLASRGVLPQELMCNPLWWHGPEWLHLPSDQRPTSPSPIPETLLEQRVKCNVAKLPPTPDFLNKFSEFGKALRTSAYVLRFIDRSRKLAVPSSTVVQADELSRIQERLIVMAQRLTFQQEYQCLQSKQQVPSSSSIRNLNPFLDGKGILRACGRLRASHSLRYDESHPIILSSSLNPPSDLTTEKFLAAFSRFIARRGCPHQMYSDNGKTFVGADKVISNDFLEATRECIIAQHAHKSLSWHFNPPGAPHMGGLWEAGVKSFKALFYKATSTSKYTFEELSTLLAKSKPV, encoded by the exons ATGGCTCTCAGCAACTTCGTCGCCGTCTCTGACAGACTGGTGCACTTCGAGAGTCGGGTCAGAGGGCCTGCAGCCGAAGATGACAATGTACACACGTACGAAATCCGTCGTGACCGGCTGCAAGTCCTCTGGGACAATGTCGAAGCCGCTTATTCCACATGCGCTGATGCACTGCATCAAGACGGCGACAGTGAAGGCACACAGGCGATGGAGGCAAAATACGATCACTGCTATGCAGTGGAGCGGTGTCTCGCCCGTGTTAAGGGGCAAATTACCCAGGTTTCCGGGTCCAGGTCCGGGTCCGTTCCTCCTGTATACTCCAGTGGCTGCCGGCTCCCTCCAGTCGACACCGAAGTGTTCCGTGGGGATTACTTGCGGTGGCCGACTTTCCGTGACCTTTTCACGGCCATCTATGTCAACAATCCAAGGATGACTCCGGTCGAGAAACTTTTCCATCTGAATTCGAAGACCGCAGATGAGGCCAATGAAATAGTAGACGAACGATG CCAGTTGAAGATCCTGTTTAACCTGTCCACGGTTACCCAAGAGTCGAGAGCAGCTATCAAGGAGCTGCAGAGCACGATTCAGCGTTGCTTGACCGCTCTAGAACATTCAGACATTTCCGTCTGTAGCCCGTTCGCAGATTGCATCCTCGTTTTCCTCTGCTCGTCCAAACTCCCCAAGCTCACACTCTCGTTGTGGGAGCAATCGTTGGTGGACAAAGCGAAAATTCCCGCATGGCAGGATATGAGCACGTTCCTCAATGAGCGCTACCGTACGCTCGAAGCGATTGAGGACGTGAAACAGACTGCCAACTCACAGATCGCGACTGCAGGACCATCCCGTCCGCAGAATTCGAAGCGAGTCAACTCCTTTGAGGCCCGAGTCACTCAGAAAGGCAAATCGTGTGACTTGTGCTCAAAGGAGAATCACCCTGTCCGGGTGTGTCCGCGTTTTTTGCAAATGTCGGTCAACGAGAGAATGACATACATCAAACAGAAAAGTCTCTGTTTAAACTGTTTCGCAAGAGGTCACCAACTCCGAGAGTCTACGAGTGCGCACAATTGCTTTACATGCAAAGGGCGGCACAACGCTCTTCTCCAGCGGGGTGACAGTGCCCACAATGGTGCCTCTTCATCTTCCAATATACAGAATGCTCAGAATGTCCTTCTCGGCACGGCGGTCATCAATGTTTGCCACTTGGGCACTACATATACCGCACGTGCGCTAATTGATTCCCGGTCCGAAGCGACCTTCATTTCTGAGCGTTTGTTCCAACGCATTAAGTTGCCTTTCCAGTCCGTGCGAGCCCAGGTATCCGGGCTAAATCACGCAGTTGCGGCCCAATCGCAGAAGTTATGTCACTTCAGCATTGGTTCTCCGACGAAGCCGAGGCTCCATATCGAGACTTCTGCATTCGTAATCCCACAGTTGGCAGGCAAACTGCCCTCCTTCGATATGCCGCAAACTTTCCTAAAGGATCTACCAGCGATAGAACTGGCAGATCCACACTTCTACAAGAGCGCTCAGATTGATATACTAATTGGCGCGGATATCCTTCCGTCGGTCATCTTGAGCGGCTCCCGGCCAAACATTTGTGGCTCACTCCTTGGGCAGGAAACCGTGTTTGGCTGGATTCTTACCGGCCCCGTCTCCCAGAGTATGTCGACAACTGTTTCTGCGTTTTCGACAAGAGTCGCCCTCCAAGCAGACGAACAGCTCGACAGCCTACTTTCCAAATTTTGGGAGGTGGAGGATATTCCAGCGAAGCTGATAAAGGAGTCAGACTTCGTTTGCGAAGAAAACTTCGTTAAGACTACTTCTCGTAGCAAATGTGGCAGATATCGGGTGACTCTTCCATTCCGGAAGCCCGATGGCATTGAACTGGGTCATTCCAGATCTATAGCGCTGGCTCAATTCCTCAAGAACGAGAATCGTTTGTCAAGAAACGATTCTCTAAAGGAACAGTACAATGCCGTTCTCCAGGAGTACGTGGACTTGGGTCATATGACACCCATATCGCCTCAGGCGATTGGCACGACTCCTAATTTCTACCTGCCTCACCACGCCGTGTTCAAACCAGATAGCACCACAACGAAGGTGCGGGTCGTCTTCAACGCATCTTGTCCATCCTCAAATGGCAAGAGTCTGAATGATATCCTTCATTCAGGGCCCATTCTCCAATCGGATCTCACATTGCAGATCCTCCGATGGCGATACTATCGATACGTGTTCAATGCGGACATAACGAAGATGTATCGCCAAATCCTCATGGACTCAAAGCACACACCGTTCCAACGAATTCTGTTCCGCACGTCGGACGGTGTGATCCGTGACTTTGAGTTGAACACGGTGACATTCGGTGTCAACTGTACGCCTTTCCTGGCTCTACGAGTCCTTCAGCAACTTGCTGATGACATACGCTTGGAGTATCCTCTCGCAAGCCGTGTCATTTCCAACAACATGTACGTGGACGACGTCCTAGCAGGGACACACACAAGAGAAGAGGCCATCCGGACCATTGCGGAAGTGTGTGCAGCCCTGGACAGTGCTGGCTTCCCGCTGAGGAAGTGGACGTCGAACCATAAGAGCGTGCTGAAGGACATTCCAAAGGACCATCTACTTCGAGAAGATTTCCTCGAACTCGAAGACTCTAGTACGGCGAAAACTCTGGGCATCAGGTGGCAAGCTCACGATGACGAGTTCTTCTTCATGCCACCAGAAGTTGCCCATCAGGACTCCTACACGAAGAGGGAAGTGCTCTCGCAAATCGCTAAGCTTTTCGACCCAGCCGGGTGGCTGGCCCCTTTCGTTATCCAAGCCAAGATCTTCATGCAGGAGATCTGGCTGAGAACGCTCGAATGGGACGAGCACCTACCCACGGATCTTTCACTCCAATGGAAGGAGTACCTCCAGAGCTATCCTGCTCTGGGAAGGATCCGGATTCCAAGATGGGTCCAATTCCAGACGCGGGTGAAGCTCCAGTACCACGGATTCTGTGATGCATCAGAAAGGGCGTACGGAGCAGCGATCTATGTCCGTGTGGAGACGGCGAACAAGGTTTCCACACATTTCCTTACTGCGAAGACAAAGGTGGCTCCTGTCAAGTCTCTCTCAGTGCCACGTCTGGAGCTTTGTGGCGCAGTCCTGTTGGCTGAGTTATCTGCAGCCCTCCTCCTGAATCTGCCAGCAGAAAGTTTCCAGACTTTCTTTTGGACTGATTCAACAATTGTTCTCGCCTGGTTGAACAAGCCACCCTGCAGATGGACAACCTTTGTGGCCAATCGCGTGGCCAAGATCGTCCAAGCCAGCGACGCCAAGAACTGGTCGCATGTGCGATCCGAGCACAATCCGGCAGATCTCGCAAGCCGAGGTGTCCTGCCACAAGAATTGATGTGTAATCCTTTGTGGTGGCATGGACCAGAGTGGCTTCATCTCCCGTCGGATCAACGACCAACATCTCCAAGTCCCATTCCGGAGACTCTGCTGGAGCAACGGGTGAAGTGCAACGTCGCTAAGTTACCTCCTACTCCTGACTTCCTAAATAAGTTCTCTGAGTTTGGCAAGGCGTTGCGCACGTCCGCCTATGTCCTCAGATTCATCGATAGGAGTCGGAAATTGGCAGTTCCAAGCTCTACCGTGGTCCAAGCGGATGAGCTGTCACGGATCCAAGAGCGGCTAATCGTCATGGCTCAACGACTAACTTTCCAACAGGAATACCAATGTCTGCAGTCCAAGCAGCAGGTTCCTTCCTCAAGTTCAATCCGAAACTTGAACCCTTTCCTCGACGGCAAGGGGATTCTACGGGCCTGTGGGCGTCTGAGGGCGTCCCACTCGCTTCGTTACGATGAGAGTCATCCAATCATCCTCTC GTCCTCGTTAAATCCACCATCGGATCTCACGACGGAGAAATTCCTGGCCGCATTCTCCCGTTTCATCGCTCGGCGCGGGTGTCCACACCAAATGTACTCGGACAACGGGAAAACCTTCGTTGGAGCTGACAAGGTGATCTCCAACGACTTCTTGGAAGCGACGAGGGAGTGCATCATCGCACAACACGCCCACAAGAGCCTATCCTGGCACTTCAACCCGCCGGGCGCCCCGCATATGGGTGGATTATGGGAAGCCGGCGTAAAGAGTTTTAAGGCACTCTTTTACAAGGCGACATCCACCTCGAAATATACGTTCGAAGAGTTGTCCACTCTTCTCGCAAAATCGAAGCCTGTCTGA